A single Symbiobacterium thermophilum IAM 14863 DNA region contains:
- a CDS encoding DMT family transporter — translation MPLITLLGLLVAVLAVGCSAILIRLSDAPALVLSFYRLAISVALLAVPALARERETLRRLTGRDWLLLAGSAVCLALHFYVWIESLNFTTVASSTVLVTSSPFIVLALGWRLLGERTNRIGLAAVAIGVAGGVIVGWGDFRVSGSALYGDLLAFLGAVTVSGYTIAGRIARQKMSTTLYTTAVYALAAALLWLMMLPRGIPLAPYPPREWALFAALAVIPTILGHNLFNWALRWVSAATVSMCTLGEPVIASALAWILFREAPGWATVVGGILLMAGIALFVRYGAQPD, via the coding sequence TTGCCGCTGATCACGCTGCTCGGCCTGCTCGTCGCCGTACTGGCCGTGGGATGCTCCGCGATCCTCATCCGGCTGTCGGACGCGCCCGCCCTCGTGCTCTCCTTCTACCGCCTCGCGATCTCGGTCGCGCTGCTGGCGGTCCCGGCGCTGGCCAGGGAGCGGGAGACCCTCCGGCGGCTCACCGGGCGGGACTGGCTGCTCCTCGCCGGCAGCGCCGTGTGCCTGGCGCTGCACTTCTACGTCTGGATCGAAAGCCTGAACTTCACCACCGTCGCCAGCTCCACCGTGCTGGTCACCTCGAGCCCCTTCATCGTGCTCGCCCTGGGCTGGCGGCTGCTGGGGGAGCGGACGAACCGGATCGGCCTCGCCGCGGTGGCCATCGGCGTGGCGGGCGGCGTGATCGTGGGCTGGGGCGACTTCCGGGTAAGCGGATCCGCCCTGTACGGGGACCTGCTGGCTTTCCTGGGCGCGGTGACGGTGTCGGGCTACACCATCGCCGGCCGGATCGCCCGGCAGAAGATGTCGACGACGCTGTACACCACCGCGGTCTACGCCCTGGCGGCGGCGCTCCTGTGGCTCATGATGCTGCCCCGTGGGATCCCGCTGGCCCCATACCCGCCGCGGGAATGGGCGCTCTTCGCGGCGCTGGCGGTCATCCCCACCATCCTCGGCCACAACCTGTTCAACTGGGCGCTTCGGTGGGTCAGCGCCGCGACCGTTTCGATGTGCACCCTGGGCGAACCGGTCATCGCCTCCGCACTGGCCTGGATCCTGTTCCGGGAGGCGCCCGGATGGGCGACGGTGGTCGGCGGCATCCTGCTGATGGCGGGGATCGCGCTGTTCGTGCGGTACGGGGCGCAGCCGGACTGA